One Castanea sativa cultivar Marrone di Chiusa Pesio chromosome 4, ASM4071231v1 DNA window includes the following coding sequences:
- the LOC142631859 gene encoding flavonol 3-O-glucosyltransferase UGT89B1-like, giving the protein MSTTKSKTKLHIVAYPYPTAGHIIPLLDLTHLLLTHGLNVTVLVTPNNVHLLEPYLSTHPSSLKHLVLPAPDITPPPHKRLLANVRALRDLHYPILLQWFQSHPSPPVAIISDFFLGWTHHLACELKLPRLCFSPSGAFAMSVAFSMCRDPPKNNDPGEDINFLISLPKVPNSPTYPWWQIPSHYRNEFEADPDWEFYRNSMLANFVSWGIVFNSFANLESVYFDHLKREVGHNRVWAVGPVLPLEGDLIGSATRGGASSVPCHELMTWLDAQLDNSVVYVCFGSRVVLTSKQLNVLVTALECSGVHFILCTRVPDDQGSTLDRFKDRVGDRGLVIKGGWAPQVAILRHRVVGSFLTHCGWNSVLEGLISGVVMLTWPMGADQFTNALLLVDQLGVAIRAGEGTENIPDSNELAQLLVVSLDKIKPQNVRAKELSDAALSAVKGGSSDKDLDELIKQLVDIKKLE; this is encoded by the coding sequence ATGTCCACCACCAAGTCCAAGACCAAACTCCACATCGTTGCTTATCCTTACCCAACCGCAGGCCACATCATCCCCCTCCTAGACCTCACCCACCTGTTACTCACCCACGGCCTAAACGTCACCGTTTTAGTCACCCCCAACAACGTCCATTTACTTGAACCATACCTCTCCACCCACCCATCTTCTCTCAAACACTTGGTTCTCCCGGCCCCAGATATCACTCCTCCTCCACATAAGAGACTCCTCGCTAACGTTCGCGCCTTGCGTGACCTTCACTATCCTATCCTACTCCAATGGTTCCAGTCTCACCCTTCACCACCTGTGGCTATCATATCTGATTTTTTCCTCGGCTGGACCCACCACCTTGCCTGTGAGCTTAAACTGCCACGTCTCTGCTTCTCGCCCTCCGGTGCTTTTGCGATGTCCGTAGCCTTTTCAATGTGCCGTGACCCACCCAAAAACAATGATCCCGGTGAGGATATCAATTTCCTAATTTCATTACCCAAGGTCCCGAATTCCCCGACTTACCCTTGGTGGCAGATCCCCTCACATTATAGAAACGAATTTGAAGCTGACCCAGATTGGGAATTTTACAGAAACAGCATGCTGGCTAATTTCGTGAGTTGGGGGATTGTGTTTAACTCATTCGCCAATTTGGAGAGCGTGTACTTTGACCATTTGAAGAGAGAGGTTGGGCACAATCGAGTGTGGGCGGTAGGACCTGTATTGCCACTTGAAGGTGATTTGATTGGATCGGCTACTAGAGGTGGGGCCAGCTCGGTGCCATGTCACGAGCTTATGACGTGGCTGGATGCTCAGCTTGACAACTCTGTTGTTTACGTGTGCTTTGGAAGTCGTGTTGTGTTGACAAGTAAGCAATTAAATGTTCTTGTAACAGCATTAGAGTGTAGTGGGGTCCATTTTATTTTGTGCACAAGGGTGCCTGATGATCAAGGTTCGACTCTCGATAGGTTCAAAGATCGTGTGGGTGATAGGGGATTAGTGATCAAGGGGGGGTGGGCCCCACAAGTGGCTATATTGAGGCATCGAGTTGTAGGTTCATTCTTGACTCATTGTGGGTGGAACTCGGTGTTAGAAGGACTTATCTCGGGAGTTGTGATGTTGACATGGCCAATGGGTGCAGACCAGTTTACTAATGCCTTGTTGTTGGTCGACCAATTAGGTGTGGCAATTAGAGCTGGCGAGGGCACTGAAAATATTCCTGACTCTAATGAGTTGGCACAATTATTGGTAGTTTCACTCGACAAAATTAAGCCCCAGAATGTTCGAGCCAAAGAGTTGAGTGATGCGGCCTTGAGCGCGGTCAAGGGAGGAAGCTCCGACAAAGATTTGGATGAATTGATCAAACAATTAGTTGACATCAAAAAATTAGAGTGA